cagccctgatctcttacaggggaatatgatagtacaattaacccctttaggtgccgcacctaaaggggttaattgtgctatcatatcccccagtaagagatcgggtgctgccaggcagcagggggcagtcttgtacaaagtttgtagtgtattctaacctgaagcgtccccatcaccatgggaacgcctctgtgttagaatatactgtcggatctgaggttcacgaagtagctcatatccgacagtatattctaacatagaggcgttcccatggtgatggggatgcttcaagttaaaatataccatcggattggagaaaactccaatccgatggtataaaagaactccagactttacattgaaagtcaatggggacggatccgtttgaaatggcaccatattgtgtcaacatcaaacggatccgtccccattgacttgcattgtaattcaggacggatccatttggctccgcacggccaggcagacaccaaaacgacttttttttcatgtccgtggatcctccaaaaatcaaggaagacccacggacgaaaaaacggtcacggatcacggacccacggaccccgtttttgcggaccgtgaaaaaaaactgttgtgtgcatgaggccttattttgttatatgtcccaatattttgggggataccccaatttaaaaataaaaaataacacaaatcagtgttggctacctattcctccttcaccgccgcttccacctacactgccacatctacccatccaccacctcctcaacctcctactcctagatccagattgctattttaaatttttctgtattttatgttattttaagtcatttccctatccacatttgtttgcagaacagttgccatgctcttaagcactctttgatgccttttgcagccctctagccctttccaggactatttcagagccattttagtgcccaaaagttcgggtccccattgacttcaatcgggTTCGGGTCGAGTTCAGGTCCCAAACCTTAACTTTTTTtgcaagttcggccgaacctgccgaactcgaacatccaggtgtccgctcaactctagtcatattgatagtttttagttgttttttttttgtttcatgcgAAAAGAGAACCTATGCagacatttttttcaattttattctcACTTGTAGTTCATTATGTATTTTgagattttaaaaatatattttggcaGATGGGTCAGTTACAcatcactgtaactggggcacccAAATGTGACAAGTCATAAGAGCCCTGCCTGGCAAGGTAGAAACCACTATGTGCACAAAACAAGCAATCACAgacagaatatattaaggggcagCGTCCAAAACCATCCATAGAAACAGTAAAGgatcactaccccccccccccccccctccatccgaGGTATCGTCATTACTTGTAGAAGTATATGTAGAACTGTAACTGCGCCCATGGAGTTCATGGAACAGTCTGAATATTAGAGATCCTCAAAGTAAAACATATCATCTCTGTATCACCATACAATAATAGGACTGAAAATAGTCATAGGAAACAAAATGATCAAAAATGTTATATatccaataaaaatattttatatcaaGTCTTCAGCCAGACTTCTGGAGGACTCTGATCTGTATTCAGGCATCAGAGTTGGCAAGAAAGAGGTCAAATTGGCATTATACGCTAATGACCTATTAATATTTATTTCCATTTCTCAACAACATCTGCACCCCTTAATGGATTTGCTCCAACATTTTGGCTCCATCTCGGGTTATAACATCAACTCAGCCAAAAGCGGAATTCTTGAACTACAATCCAAAACCCCCCTCCATCTGTGGCAGATGAACGGGATTACCCCCATATCAGTCAAACAACATATAACATACCTGGGACTAAAAATAGGCAAACTTTCTAGCTCATTGTACAATTTAAACTATCCGCCACTCATAGGGAAAATAGTGGCGGAACTAAATAATCGCACACACTTCCTTTGTCATTTCCAGGACGATGCCATTTGATCAAAATGATGAGTTTCTCCAAATTGCTATATCCTCTTCAAACTCTCCCAATACTGTTAAAACATACAGATGTAAACACCCTCAATAAAGCCGTCACTAAATGAATATGGTCGGGGAAGCGTCCACGGATATCGCTACAAAAACTGATGCTATGGAAGCCTGAGGGAGGAGTGAAGTTTCCAAACGTACAGGGATACATCACTTGCCTCATGAGACACATTATGGACTGGCTTCATGACACAGATGACTTCTCCAACAAAGATCTGGAACAAAACCTAGTGGCTCCTTGGGGCCTGGTGTCTTGCCCACATTCCAACTTGGCTGCTCTCCCCCCAGAGGTCAATAACTCAGTACTGATAAGAGATACAGTGGTAGCATGGAAAGTCATCAGGAAAGCATTCAGACTTCCCCactcaatcaaaaaaaaaaaaatgccgctTTGGAATCATCCTGAGTTTCCTCAATGGAAATATGTAAGATTATCTGGGGACTGGAAATCCAGAGGGATAGTTAGGGCGGTACATCTGATGCATGTGGAGGAGACACAAAGGTTGTCTCCGCGGGACTAAAGGAAAAATACCAACTACCAGACTCTCACTTTCTTCATATAATGCAAATGCTAGGATTTTGGAGGCACAAAGTTTGTGACTTATCCAAAGAAGCACCCACAAACATCTTTGATAATATTGTGGGAAGCTCTCGGTGAATAGACTCACTTTTGGACCTTTACAGAGCCATGCCTGGCAACTTCACGAAAGTTTTACCATCCAAGCTTTTCTACAAATGGGAACAAATAACGATGGACAATGAGATCAGCAACAAAATCCTGGAAGGGTGCGCAAAAGTTTTCTCCTGTGTCATAAATGATAGATGGCGGGAATCTTACTTCAAAATGATGCATAATGCCATATATGGCTTTAACTTTCCAGCCTTTTCCAGGTTCCCAGATCGCATCATTCATTGTCCCAAATTTCACCTATTATTTTGGctaaaaggacctaggaattttagtgaacagcaaactaagctgtaaaaactagtgtcaggcagctgttgccaaggccaataggataatgAGTTGCATAAAAAAgggcatagatgtccgtgatgatagcatagtcctaccactttacaaatcagaccacacatggagtactgtgtacagttctgggctcctgtgaacaaggcagacatagcagagctggagagggttcagaggagggcatctaaagtagtaactggaatggggcaactacagtaccctgaaatattatcaaaattagggttattcacattTGAAAAAAGACAACtatgggagatctaataactatgtataaatatatcaggggtcagtacagagatctctcccatcatcttttccccaggactgtgactgtgatgaggggacatcctctgcgtctggaggcaggggcgtacatagaaatcatggggccccatagcaaaaaacaaaaagtgggccccccctcccccaagtaTAAAATATTGAGTGTCAGCAGTCAGTTTCTGCTCCCGTTGTGAACGTGGCCACCAGAACAACAGCTTGGTTAAGGCCACAGTATCGCAGGGGTAAGTCAAAAATATTAAAAGGTCCATCCATCACATGATGCAACGCTTCAGCATAAAAAACGCCTTTGTAAAGCGGTCAAAGGTATTTTTTTTGCTGTCGAAACGTTGCTTCATGTGATGGATGGACCTTTTTCAATAAAGCTTTTAATATTTTTGACGTACCCCTGCGATACTGTGGTCTTATTTCTtggatgtgtatatacagtatatatgtaaaaGCTCTCATTGTCATATTATATAGTACAATCCACAAAGACTATTAGCTTAATAGTGCACTGAGGGGCAGAGACTGAGCTTAAAGCATATGTCTATGGgggaaatgtggtcatttaatgGGGTTTTATTCTCTGCCTCTCATTGTCCCGTTACTAATAGCCTTTGTGGCTTGTACTGACAGTACTAGGCCAATGATAGGTACTATAGATCTATATACCACCCGGAGACCACAGTGTACAGCTCCCTACACATTGCAGACTGATTAGTACACTAACAGTCACTGCTGCACCAGGCCTGTAGCCTCTCCTACTTACTGAGGTCGACGAGACCGGCACCGACCCAGTCAGGCTGGGATCGGTGCTGTGTGCAGCCTGCTTCACTTCAGTGGCTCAGGTCAGACAGAGAATGAATGGGACTGTTCAAAGTTAAGTGCCGCTGGCCTGCGCCGCCCACTGTACTAGTCTACTGCTGGCTAAAATAAACAGAGGGGACGGGGCCTTccgtgcgctccgggcccccctgagctgcgggccccatagcaacggcgtggtctgcctatattggcggtacgccactgtctggaggaaagaaggattgtacacaaacatagaagaggattctttatggtaagagcagtgagactatggaactctctgcctgaggaggtggtgatggtgagttcactaaaagagttcaagagaggcttggatatatttctggagtgtaataatattacaggctgtagctactagagatgggtatATACTTCTACTCCACTGGCACCTCAAGTTCTTCTTTTCTTTCGAATAAATCATTTCCTAAGATCTGATTAACCCTCACTCTTTACCCTTTCTCCAAATGTAAAAAGCCGGCCTCAGATTTTTGGCATGGCATATGGTCATGCCCTCAGGTCTCAATATTTTGGGAAAGTATGATACTATATGTTAGGACATACTGGTCGATCAACCTCCCCCTCGAACCTCAAACATTGTTGCTTCACTATATTTGCCTTCCAACACACCAAGCTACTCGCCCTCAAAATGTTCCTCTCTTCCTCCATTCAATATTGCTGGTGGCCAAGAGAGTAGTATTATACCACTGGATCTCCAGCTTAATGCCAGACATATCAACAGTGATTTCACAACTGAAGATACTGTTCAGATATGATTGGATCGAGGCAAAAAGGCACAAAGAGAGCTCCGCTACTAATTTCTTCCGAAAATGGAAGACTTTTCTGACCACACATTTCATCCCCTCTGAAATCTCAGAGATAGTCAAACCATTCCAGTATACCTCCTGGTACCTAATCTCCTCTTTAAAAGGTACTTTGGGCGCTCTTCAAACGTAACCTTCACTTTCTTCCCTTTCCCTCCCCTTTTTATGTCTTTTCTTTATCATACTATTATTATATTTTCTAATATGATGATTGCCAGAAACCAATTTTTCATCAGTTGCTTCATAATATAGATGGACTATTTCAAACAATGTATAATTCCAGAAATCTTGCTACATTTCCCTCCCCTTTTTTCATTTCCCTCCCCgttttaaaaatttaaaatgtttcaataaaaaaaaccaACACATAAGGGAGGTCACTAAAGGGCTAAGCATTGTGATGGCTTCTCTCTGTGAGTTTCTTGATGTGTAACAAGAGCTGatttctgattaaaaaaaattccacattctgagcatgaaaatggcccgTCTTCTCTGTGAGTTTTTTGATGTGTAACAAGAGTTGATTTCtgcgtaaaacattttccacattctgagcatgaaaatggcttctccccggtGTGATTTCtgtgatgtataacaagatctgatttctgcttaaaacattttccacattctgagcatgaaaatggcttctcccctgtgtgaactctATGATGGAAAACAAGAGCTGATAGCTGCTTAAAACATTCAccgcattctgaacatggatatggcttctctcctgtgtgaattctctgatgcgtAACAAAAGCTTGTTTataattaaaacatttcccacattctgagcatgaaaatagattctctcctgtgtgagttctctgatgtacaacaagagatgatttctgcctaaaacattttccacattctgaacatgaaaatgacttctctctggtgtgagttctctgatgtacaGCAAGATGTGaattattgttaaaacatttcccacattctgaacatgaaaatggcttctccccggtgtgaattctctgatgcacaacaagagctgatttcagcttaaaacattttccacattctgaacatgaaaatggcttctccctggtgtgagttctctgatgtacaacaagatgtgaattattgttaaaacattttccacattctgaacatgaaaatggcttctccccggtgtgaattctctgatgtacaacaagagccGATAACcgcttaaaacattttccacattctgaacatgaaaatggcctctcTTCTCTGTGAGTTTTTTTATGTGAAAAGAGAGTTGAGTTCtgcttaaaacattttccacaatctgaacataaaaatggcctCTCTTCTCTGTGAGTTTCTTGATGTTTATCAAGAATTGATTTAtgcttaaaacattttccacattctgaacatgaaaatggcctctcTTCTCTGTGAGTTTTTCGATGTGTAACAAGAGctgatttctggttaaaacatttcccacattctgaacatgaaaatggcttctccccggtgtgaactctctgatgtacaacaagatatACTTTCTGCGTAAAACATTTactacattctgagcatgaaaatggcttct
The sequence above is a segment of the Bufo gargarizans isolate SCDJY-AF-19 chromosome 6, ASM1485885v1, whole genome shotgun sequence genome. Coding sequences within it:
- the LOC122942509 gene encoding gastrula zinc finger protein XlCGF26.1-like; the encoded protein is MEEWEYLEGHKDLYKDIMMEDHWPLLSPVMEEGTTPERCPSSLLPQDNSEEHHYVPQDDQVDGYKDIMMEDHRPLISPVKEEIRTPERCPSPFLLQDGSEEHHNVPQDDQLVNPGEDLNNINPTETYVRGDEQSTEDIPTDNRPDDCSRNLMKHLVSLDFEVDDCGITQDTVEEHANIQDISSSNHSNNASFDSFEQVRSPDSSQTVIQNTIHRRGAKHPTAHVEEKPFSCSECGKCFTNNSALVTHQRIHRGEKPFSCSECSKCFTQKVYLVVHQRVHTGEKPFSCSECGKCFNQKSALVTHRKTHREERPFSCSECGKCFKHKSILDKHQETHREERPFLCSDCGKCFKQNSTLFSHKKTHREERPFSCSECGKCFKRLSALVVHQRIHTGEKPFSCSECGKCFNNNSHLVVHQRTHTREKPFSCSECGKCFKLKSALVVHQRIHTGEKPFSCSECGKCFNNNSHLAVHQRTHTREKSFSCSECGKCFRQKSSLVVHQRTHTGENLFSCSECGKCFNYKQAFVTHQRIHTGEKPYPCSECGECFKQLSALVFHHRVHTGEKPFSCSECGKCFKQKSDLVIHHRNHTGEKPFSCSECGKCFTQKSTLVTHQKTHREDGPFSCSECGIFFNQKSALVTHQETHREKPSQCLAL